The region GAAAAGTGCAAGTCCTGGGAGAATTTCCCCCGATTCTGGAGGCACACACCGGCTTATAGTCCAAGCCACAGGCTTTGGGACACTGCGTCTTATCCACAAGCCTCTTGAGATCCGCTGTGGAAACTACTACCAGTAGTATAATTACCAAAGATCTCATGGTGTTTACCGGCACTTCAATGATTAGCCTTCCGTAAATCCACTGCGTTATATACCCCCTAGTCGGTACTGGAAAACAGACCCTTGATAAAAACCATATGCCTTTGGAAAATGGGTTCTCAGGTGTGATGACGGCTTCTTACGTTTCACTCGCTGTCACGGCGACTCGTTAACGGCAATCAGCAAATGGTTTTTGGCCTCGAATCGGTGACGACAGGCTTTTTGGGCTCAGACTCATGTGATGCAGACGGACGCATCATGAAGTCACCTGACAGACCGGCGCGATTTATTAGTAAacgaaaaaaatcaaaaccgCACGACAAAAAGCCGCAAACAAAAATAGCAAGGCAACAGCAATGGCAGCCCAAAACAAATGGCATTGCAACACTTGCAGATGccaaaaggaaaaatgaagagaaaaaatgtttaagtaaaGTAAAAACACCTGAGCTGCCGTGGGGCTGCACAGCAGCCATTGATGGCAAACTTTTGTCTCGAGATGAATTCGAAAAGTGACTTTGAAACGCTGCCAACACACAATGCCTCCTGAACTGAACTTCAGACTGCACAGGGAAAATAAAGCATACAGTAAAATTGAAactaaaatatctttattaaGCTCTAGTATCCAGAAACTATTCTCAAGCCGAGAATAAGACTTAATTTTTCCCCGTGCAGCACTTATGCCAGCAGTTAGATgcacatattttaaatgtcaCACGATCCAGATAGAGATTGCAAATTGTTCAATTGCTCGATTGTCTTCGCTTTTCTGGGGGTCACCGCGAAGTGGAGCTAATTTTTGGGGTCGCCGGGCAGCGAAAACGTGAGCCTTGCCAATCGGGCCAAGAGTCGTTATCGCTGACTTTGGCCTGGCTATTGAACCTGGCCAGTTGAACCACAGTCGGCCGgggaaaaaaatgcagaaaaatTGGCCGCAACAACCTACTTAAAAGTTAAATACAGGTTTCGGCAGGGGCCACTTTCGTTGCGGCCTCTGCTCCGTCTGCTGAAAGTCTGCaattgtatctgtatctgcatctgtttTTTGTATCCGCCCCGCCATCATCACTTTCTGCGTAAGCGAAGTAGCTCCCCAGAGCCTCTCtcaaatgaaaacgaaaaaaaataccacgaaaaaataaaaagattgtAAAAGGCCGCATAGATAAAtgatatttgaatattttgcaCGGCGAGTTTACGACACGCTTTTGCAATTATTCAcaatattacgcatacgccgcgtgtgcTGGAGCGCTGCAACTCAATACCGATCAGGAAGTGTTGGCGTTTCGCAGCCACGCACCTGCGATCGCCGGCCCGGGCCCGGGATTCATAACATTAGTTTTTACTTTGCAATCAGGATAACAAGTACAAGTCCGTGTCTGGGGCGGGACGAGTTGGATCGAAAGGAGTGGAGGAGTCGCCTCGATTGGGCCCAAAGTGGCCGGCCGGCAGTGCGTGCCGCATGCAAGCCACTTTCTAGTTGGCCCAAAACTCTGGCTATGCGCACATTGAACTTACCCGAGTCCCGTAAATTTTGTGCGAGAGTGCTCTCGACTTGCTTTCTGGTTGAAATTAACAGGCAGACCAGTTAAGTGCCAGACATTGCCattttcgatttcaatttgaCAAATTTGCCGAAGAAATATGTAGAAAAATGCGTAGTTGCCAACGGCGAGAGCTAGATGCTctgcataaaaattaaatgatagaCTATATGCTAACATATATCTCTCTATATATAACAGTATCTCTACAAAGTTCAATGCCATTTTCTACGATAAATTAtctattattttaatgatttggtcaccttaaaaaaattttaaactcaTTTGGTCACCCAAAAAACCGATTTCATGCACAAGTGTATATGAATTTAGCagatatgtttttaatttcaaagcACGATTCCAAACATAAGTTCTTACTTGTGTAAGAACAACCTTTTATCAATACGTGATATTTAAGACCGAGCTTATAGTAAATTAATGTCTCTCAAAGTTGACCCACTTAAAAGCCTTAATAGATTTCAAGCGGAAAATGTGAAGCCGAGGAAAATTACCCAGTGACAGGGTAAAATGACGGCAAGTTCGTGAAAAATGTTGCTTTTAGCCGAAATGGTTTTGCATTGCGTGTGCTTGCAATGTCTCCGCCAGTTTGCCGTGCATCTGGTGGGCATATTTTCTGAATCCGCTGCTCCTGCCGACGCAGTTGCTCCGGCTGTTGTTGTAATTACTTAATACTTACGCATTGTTAACACGCATCGTTGTCGCCTGACACGCGTTTTACATGTCGCACCATTCGAGGAAGTGGCTGTGGCCCCCATTTTTGGTTAGATTTTCCCGGGGCTGCGAGGCTCCAGCTGCCCGACATAAGAAATTTGCGTGTTTTTGGCATTTAATTAACAAACCGGCTGGCAAAAGCAGAGTAATATGGCAATGTTAAAGTTAAGTTTGTTACTGTAACAGTAACAGTTGGCCATATTCGTCCCGTTGGCCAAACCGAATGGAGACGTTTGGGGCAGCCGTTTCCTGTCACGAGGGAAAACCCCCGGCAGCCAGTTGACTTCAGTCGTAACTTAGTCGTACTCAGCTCCAATAGTCAAACTGATGGCTCCCGGCTGCACAAAGGTCTGGTGGTACCATTTGTTCGTGTCCAACACAACTGTGCGGGGATAGTTGCATTAGTAATATGCACTTTAAGGATTACCTCGAGCCGCTTCTCACTTATATCGCCCTGCTGCACCACCACATCGAATCGCCGGCACTGCAGGTAGCACTCGGGCGGTGGAACCAGTAGCCACCGCTTGCTGCCCGCCAGCTGGGCCTGCCACGACGGCAGTCTCACATTGTCAATCTGTCAAAAGAGATTTCACATCTATCAGAAAAACTATGCAAATACGATTAAAATacaagtttttgttttaagagaatgtgttttaaaatttcacaatTCCAGCTGGAAACAAATTTATAGCAACTGAACTGGtgtcaaatcaaaataaatactttcGATTGGAATTACTGCTTTAAATGctagtattttaaattatacacCTTAGAAAACAGattggaaataaatatttgtaatggTTTTAGAATGGTGCGGCACTTAAAGAATGGATTTCAGACTTCAGTGACCATGATCCATTGTCTTTTGTAAAATACCTTTTGGAAACTGGACCCATAACTATCATTtagtttttcaataaaatggaatgattaatagatttttactCAAACTAAGTTAGCTGTGAAGGCCTACAGAGCTCTAGTAATGTGTTCCagattaaaaatagttattaatttctttaaactCACATGCATTTGTGCCCCTAGACCAGAGGTGCCAATGAAAAACCAATCCACAGCATTGTTTTCAGAACCTTCTGGCAGAAAATAGGGTCTTCCATAGTGCTTCCGAAATTCCTCAGCAGTTTCCGCATGGCAATTGCTCCAACCAAAGTACCAGGGCTGCTCACCAGGTTTCAACTCCACCCGATCCGCGGGCATATCCAAAGCCTCATAGATGTCAAAGAAGCCTGTTTTATAAGGCAGAAACTGGCACTCCCTTATGTGTTGCTTTTGCTTGGCCCTGGCATAAACATCGCGAAAATACCAATAGTTGAATAGCTGAAATATGCATGTGTTATAAATGGCAATCATTATGCTTTgtgttcttaaaatatttactgaaACTGCTGTCCAATTTTTGGTGGCATCACTGACAATTACTGGGGCTGCACTGTAAGCGAACTTTTTCTCAAACTCTTTGGGGCTCACATTTTCAAGACGCGGCACATTCTTAATATTGGCACAAAAATCACAACTTTCGGGAGGTCGAAGGGCGTAgcgcagggggcgtggcagagAAAGGACACAATTCTAAAAGATAAATTAAGATTTTggattttattgaattaattCAAAAACTAAATTTCTGAAGCTGGAAATACTTTTCTTCACAGAAGCTAAGTACCTTTCCCTGCATTTCCTCATAATAGTATTTCACAccgaataaaataataatagttagCAACACTATTTTAATCCACTTTGTCAGTTTTTTGTTGAGAAGAGATCCCTTGCAGGAAGTGGGCAAAAGGTCCTCAAGACTGCTATCCATATAATTAGGTTTATGGTTTTCTAATATCTTCTGAAGTCTACTGCGACTCTGCTCTAGACTTCCTTGCTTCATCCTGACGATGTTACTGCGGCCAAGTTAAGTTCTATACTGAATCCGGACCTCGGCTTTGTTCTCTTAACGTGGCTTTTTAACGCGCTGGCCCGGAAACGATTTTATTATCTGTCAGTGCGCAGGCCTCCCCTAAAGCGTGGGTGGGTTGTGTGGTTAGCATGTGATAAGCGACAAATTGCCTCTTATTGTCAATTTAAATCACTTTCACTTcgatttccttgcaggaaccccTACAACAATGGACCGGGCACTTGCATCACCTACGATGCCATCAATGCGGCCTACTTGGATGCACGCAAGCGTATACGTAAGTAAATCCTCTATTTGCTACAGTGAGAtaaaagatacagatacgaaGCAAACTATAGCTTAAGCTTAATTTCACTTAAGGAGTGAAATATGTTTATGATTTATTTGTAAACTGTTTTTAGGTAAGATGTTATAATTTAAGTATTTAGAACGATGGTAATTTATAGTACTTAGTAAACGAACTACTTATAGATTTCTTTATTAACAATAACTTTTCTTTAGATTTCTGGTATTTGGGCTTAAATGGTACCTTCAGTTCGATTACCGTAGATTGGTCTTGTGGAATTTCGATTGCAAGCgtgaatatttaattataattcacCCCTGCGTCTCTTGCAGATGTGGCCCAACCAAAATCCGACTGGAAGCCGGAGGAATTGGCCACCGTGGGCGAGCTGCTGCTCGACATTTCCATTCAATTGGCCCGAACGTAAGTAATCAGCGCTAAACGCATTTGAAAGTTGCCCTGGCACGCCCACGATCCACATCTCCCTCGGCGCTAATAACGATTGCCAAATCACGCATGACAAGGCAGTTAAGTCGTGCACCACAGCACCATAGCACCACCGATAACTGCACCACCGAGCCACTGAACCACCGAAAAGACCGCCTGCAGTCATCAAATATGCATGAGTCTTTTCTAGCCCCCAAGGTTCTACGCTCGCCGCAAATCGGAACTCAAACTCGAATTCATCGgcacagaaacaaaaaagatacatttttgggagagatatattttaaaaggaatATCAATCTGACATCGTAAGATGTTAGGAAAattatgaatatatttatttcaaggGGGTAGGGTCTATATCCTACTTGTCAGGTTTAAAAGCTATTTTTAGTAGGTGcaaattttaagtattatcttataataagATGACTTAAAACCGTATGATCTATTTCTTGCTGTGTGCGCCAGTTCTTTTTGAAAGTTCGGCACATGCAAATGCTAATTGTCTGCGGCTTTTGACTGATGGCCAGTGGCTGACAGCCGGAGAAGTGCATTCGAGAGCTCGTCGAAGCCTTCTTCCCAACTGGCGCAACCGCATTTTTGCCAAACAAAAACTATTTGCAGCTATTTGCGGAGCTCGCAGCGCGGCGCAGATGTAAACAAACGGGGATTATGCAATGGACCGCTTCGCAAACAGCCAGCAAATGGTGAGCAGCGATCACTGAGCCAGTAAGCCAGTGAGAGTGCGCGTGACTGTCTTGCCCCTCGAAAAGAAGCTGCGGAAGATGCCGCACGGCATTTCCAGtttggttttcctttttctgcCATGTGATCAGTTGGCCAACGATTGGCCCCTGCAGCGCACTCAACAGCTGCACGGGGAGAAATATATCTCACTGAAGTGACCATAAAAGTAggcattttaaatgaaaaaatcctAAGCAAGAgcttctaaaaaatatatatttaaatagagCAATTAGGTTCTGAAATAAgtgaattcattttttaatttagaaaggggacttcttatttttttaattaatcaaaGTCCATTTTATAAGTGTATTTTGACTCTGCAACACGCATTTAACAAATAcacaaacatttaatttgattgGTCCTGacataatattataatattttgtatacatGTAACTACAAGGCAAATATTTCACgacaaaatttatatttacatttccGGGGTAGATTTATCTAAAGTTGTAATTATATATTACACAGTAAACAATATCTCCACCTATTTATACATGGCTTTGCATTTGCGTTTACCATTTTTATGACCAATTTGGGTGtaatttttgtgtgttttgggAGTGGAATCTGGGTAAGCGGGTTGGAGAGTCAGTTGGCTACAGTTTGGGAGACTTGGTGGGCCTGtgctcatcatcatcaccatcgtGATCAGCCTCCCCATGTGCGACTTTCACTCAGCCCGGCGTCTAAGCCGATATTTCGGGCCAGAGGAGGCCGCATCTTCAACTGTTGCACCTGCAACATCTGAATTGCCGTTGTATAATCTCTTGATTATGGCTAATAACATGTTGTAAACGGCCAATCCAGCGGCTGCCTGGCTGCCTGGCTTTCTGGCATTCTATGCATACAATGAGGCGGCTTTAACCTGCGAATGGCTCATGTAAATCAATGATGTGCGATTGAAAGATATCGCATTTCCAGATCTATCTTCTGCACAGCTCCGCAGTACTTTCACGTACTGCGACCCTGCAACCTGGGCGAGTAAATTGCCGACCCAATTGACTGCGAAGTTTCACAGTTTTCCACTTCCCATCCGCACACAATGGCCAGCCAGCCGGACGCAGTTTCCCTTTGGCTTTTCTCGCTTTCTCATGCACTCGAGGAAGAGCTAGTGTCGGTCCCTTTGGCGCTTTATTTATGTGCCGGCACACACAACTTCCTCGGCCATCTAAAGACCAGTTTGCCAGCTCTGAAATCCCACACAGAAATCGAGAAAAAACTCAAATAATAATCGGTTACCAATTGAAAGTATAAAAATTTGCCACTGTCAGCGTCAGGCATCAACATCAATATCTGTCGGCCGGGCCAAAAGCGCGTTAATTGCGCTCTGCTCGCTAACTGGGCTAATACGTTAATTTTGCaattttccaataaaaatcTGAAGAGTACACAGGCAAAAAGAACTAAGCATTTTGAAAAGGAAGCTGTATATTGATTTTTGAATGTTAAAAACCTTACAGGGGTTTATGAGTACATGAGTATACGAATGAGTTTGTTTTTCACACTTcattttatgattatttttgtgATCATAAACAGAATTGAAgtgttaattttttgtaagtgtGGGCAATCAAAAAGTTGGCTGCAGGAAAGAGCCAAGTTAGGCTATATCCGCAGTTGCGTTAAGATGAAGCGATAATTACTCTTGACTGGCGACTAAATTCCATTTAATATCACTTCTTTAGGTATGGCTTATCCTATGAAGAAATCGAGAAGGGATTGCCAACAATCGACACCTCAAAGACCCTCATCCGTGAAGTGTGTCCGCCCTTTTTCGCCGGAGTTGAGTGTCGCCCCGGAAAATACCGGCGATTCGATGGTCTCTGCAACAACATCGAGCATCCCACTTGGGGGGCAGCCAATGCTCCATTCCAGCGCCTGATTGGACCCCTTTACTCCGATGGAATCAACGCTCCCAGGATCTCGGTGACTGGTAGGGACTTGCCCTACTCCCGAGTGGTTTCACGCACCATGCATCCCGACGACGGTTTCCACGATCATGCCGGCACCGTGATGGTCATCGCCTGGGGTCAGTTCATGGATCACGATTTTACGCTCACGGGAACGCCACTGGGTGagttgaaaatatataaggAAAGGGTGTTTCTGTGAAGTTTACTATGTACTTTTATAAAAGTGTTTTCATTTAAACTTTAATCTTATGCGATTGCAGATCCCATTAACCGCAATGACCCCGAGGAGTGCTGCAAGCGACCTCTGCATCTGAAGCACCCTTACTGCAATGAGATCCGCATTCCCGACGATGATTACTTCTATCGTCTTTTTAATGTCAAGTGCATTGATTTTGTGCGCGGCTTCCCTTCACCGCGACCAGGTTGCAAATTAGGTGGGTTTACTATTGGCTTTCCATGagttagaaaaatatatataatccaatataaaatattatttctcaGGATCCCGTCAGCAGTTCAACACCTTGACAGGTGTCATCGATGCCAACACCGTTTATGGAGTGAAGGAGTCCTTTGCCCGCAAGCTGAGAACTGGCTATGGAGGTCTGATGCGCATGAACCCGGTGTTCCAGGAGTACGGCCTGAAGGATCTGCTGCCCCTGAAGTTGGACATTCCCGATGAGGGTTGCACCAGACCCAACAAGAGCATGTACTGCTTCGAGGGCGGTGAAATTCGAGTCAACGAGCAGCTGGTGCTCACCTGTATGCACACCTTGATGGCCCGTGAACACAATAGATTGGCCACCGGCTTGGCGCAGATCAACAAGCACTGGGATGATGAGACCCTGTTCCAGGAGGCCAGACGCATCAATATCGCCATTGTTCAGCACGTCACCTTCAACGAATTCCTGCCCATTTTGCTGGGCAAGGAGGTGATGGAGAAGTTCGGTTTGGTGCTCCAGAAGGACGGCTACTGGGATGGCTACGATCCCACAGTGAATCCCGGCATCATCGACTCCTTTGCCGGAGCTGCCTTCCGTTTTGGCCACTCCCTGCTGCCAACTGCCGTGGAGCGCTGGTCCAAGGCCCACAAGTTTATAGCCTCAAAACGCCTGTCGGATTTGATCAGGAGACCCTACGATCTGTACCGAGCTGGCGTCTTGGATGAGTACTTCATGGGCCTGATGAACCAGGTGGCCCAGGCTATGGACGATTCGATCACCCAGGAGGTCACCAATCATCTGTTCAAGAAGGAGGGCGCCCGGTTCGGCATGGATCTGGTGTCCTTTAACATGCAGCGCGGTCGGGAGTTCGGCATTCCCGGTTACATGGAGTTCCGCAAGTTCTGCGGTCTGCCCACCTCGAACACCTGGGATGAGATGTACGGTTCCATGCCCAACGAGACGGTTCTGCGATATGGCAGCATCTTTGAGTAGGTTCTTTATTTCTATCctcataaatttgtttaataataatataatataatataggCACCCTGCTGATATTGATCTCTGGTCTGGCGGCGTCTCTGAAAAATCCCTGCCCGGTTCCATGTTGGGACCCACTTTCGCCTGCGTTATCGCCACCCAAATGAGTTACTTGCGCCGGGGAGATCGTTTTTGGTATGAACTGCCCAACCAGCCCTCATCTTTCACTCCCGAGCAACTGCAGGAGATTCGCAAGGCG is a window of Drosophila biarmipes strain raj3 chromosome 3R, RU_DBia_V1.1, whole genome shotgun sequence DNA encoding:
- the LOC108024834 gene encoding uncharacterized protein LOC108024834 produces the protein MKQGSLEQSRSRLQKILENHKPNYMDSSLEDLLPTSCKGSLLNKKLTKWIKIVLLTIIILFGVKYYYEEMQGKNCVLSLPRPLRYALRPPESCDFCANIKNVPRLENVSPKEFEKKFAYSAAPVIVSDATKNWTAVSLFNYWYFRDVYARAKQKQHIRECQFLPYKTGFFDIYEALDMPADRVELKPGEQPWYFGWSNCHAETAEEFRKHYGRPYFLPEGSENNAVDWFFIGTSGLGAQMHIDNVRLPSWQAQLAGSKRWLLVPPPECYLQCRRFDVVVQQGDIIVLDTNKWYHQTFVQPGAISLTIGAEYD
- the LOC108024833 gene encoding peroxidase → MILRILLLSLAAVAHAQYHQFGEQLQTAHGSDCALLLAGPGRSSVYDYNVNLFRGTLNPYNNGPGTCITYDAINAAYLDARKRIHVAQPKSDWKPEELATVGELLLDISIQLARTYGLSYEEIEKGLPTIDTSKTLIREVCPPFFAGVECRPGKYRRFDGLCNNIEHPTWGAANAPFQRLIGPLYSDGINAPRISVTGRDLPYSRVVSRTMHPDDGFHDHAGTVMVIAWGQFMDHDFTLTGTPLDPINRNDPEECCKRPLHLKHPYCNEIRIPDDDYFYRLFNVKCIDFVRGFPSPRPGCKLGSRQQFNTLTGVIDANTVYGVKESFARKLRTGYGGLMRMNPVFQEYGLKDLLPLKLDIPDEGCTRPNKSMYCFEGGEIRVNEQLVLTCMHTLMAREHNRLATGLAQINKHWDDETLFQEARRINIAIVQHVTFNEFLPILLGKEVMEKFGLVLQKDGYWDGYDPTVNPGIIDSFAGAAFRFGHSLLPTAVERWSKAHKFIASKRLSDLIRRPYDLYRAGVLDEYFMGLMNQVAQAMDDSITQEVTNHLFKKEGARFGMDLVSFNMQRGREFGIPGYMEFRKFCGLPTSNTWDEMYGSMPNETVLRYGSIFEHPADIDLWSGGVSEKSLPGSMLGPTFACVIATQMSYLRRGDRFWYELPNQPSSFTPEQLQEIRKAKLSRLICDNTDLIDTVQIYPMVLPDHEINPRVPCKSGIIPSIDLTKWADFGGHGVDPSLYNYINEIPDTLLNFRK